The DNA sequence CTGCGCCACCTCCTCGCGGCGCAGACCCGGAACGCGGCGCCGCCCGTACGAGGGCAGCCCCACCTCCTCCGGCTGGATGCGGCCGCGGCGTGAGCGCAGGAAGTCTCCCAGGTCCCCGTCCATGGGTTCGAGCGTAGACGCACGGCGGGCCGTGAGCCTGGTACTGCCAGACACAGGAACAACGCAGCCCTGGGTAGGGCGGGCGCGGCGGCGGAGGGTGAGTGGTGTCCGCAAGCCGCAGGGACACCCCGGCGGCTCCCTCACCTGGAGGAATCCCATGTCGTACGAGAACCTGACCGGCCGTACCGCCGTCGTGACCGGCGCGGCGAGCGGGATCGGCGAGGCCGTCGCCGTGCTGCTCGCCGAGCAGGGGGCGCGGGTCGCGCTGCTGGCCCGGCGCGGGCAACGGCTGGACGAGCTCGCCGCGAAGATCACCGCGGGCGGGGGCACGGCGCTGGGCGTCGTCGCCGACGTCACCGACGACGCGTCCGTGTCCGCCGCCGCGGAGCGGATCCACGAGGCGTACGGGGCCGTGGACCTCGTCGTCAACAACGCCGGCGTCATGCTGGGCAACCCCGTCGAGGCGGGACGGCTCGACGAGTGGCAGCGGATGATCGACACCAATGTGACCGGGGTGCTGCGCGTCGTCAGGGCGTTCACCGGCGACCTGGTGGCGACGGCCGCCGAGGGCCGCACCGCCGACCTGGTGAACATCTCGTCCGTCGGCGCGCACCTCGCCTTCCCGAACTACGCGGTGTACGGGGCGACGAAGGCCGCGATCACCCACCTCTCCCAGTGCCTGCGCACCGAGTTCGGCCCGCGTGACGTACGGGTCACCAACATCGAGCCGGGGTTCGTCGAGAGCGAGCTGCGGCTGCACACCGACAACGACGAGATCTCGGCGCAGGTCGACGGCATGGTGGAGGCGATGGGCACGCTGTCGGCGGCGGAGCTCGCCGATGTGGTGGCCTACGCCGCGAGCCGCCCCCGGCATGTGAACCTGCGGCAGATCATGGCCATGCCTACCCGGCAGGCGTGAACCTCACGGGCCGGTGCGGAGGGTCAGTCCTCCCAGCGGTCCTGGTCCTTCGCCTTGCGGCGCCAGCCCTGGAAGAGGCCGGGGTTGGTGCGGGCCGCCTGGACGACATTGACCCCGACGATGCCGACCCAGGTCACCAGCAGGCCGGGCAGGTCGGCGACGCCCGCGCCGATCCCGGACAGCGGGATCGCCAGGACCAGCGAGACGATGCCGAAGCCGAAGCGCTCGCCGAAGGAGTCCGTCGGCCGCGGCGACCGCGAGCCCCGGGCCGCCACCATCTGCTGCTCGGCCATCTGGCGCCGCATGCGGCGCTCGACCGCCCCGTCGATGCGCTGGTCGACCTTCTCCATGAATGAGTCGACCAGCGCGGACTCGTACTCGTCGCCCAGCTCCCTGCGGGCCTGCAGGGTGGCGTTGAGTTCCTTCTTGAGCTCGGTGTCCCGCGCGTCCATTCCGGTCATGCGGTACACGGTAGGCAGCGGCGGCGGGGGCCGCACTGGGGTTAGCCCCCCTGTTCGGGTGGGGGTGTACGGCAGTGCGCCGTCACTTCGCCAGCCCGTGCTCCGTGGCGTACTCGTCCGCCACGTCCTCCGGGTCCTTCTTGTCCTTGTCGACCAGCCGGTTCAGCTCCGTGAGCTGGGCGGTCGTCAGGGTGTTGCCGAGGCGGGCGAGGGCCTTGCGGACCGTGGCGTCGGCCTTGCGGTCGGCTATGAGGGGGACGACGTGCTGGCCGGGGATGAGGTTCTTGGGGTCGGTCAGGACCACCCAGTCGTTGGCCTGGATGTCGG is a window from the Streptomyces sp. NBC_00299 genome containing:
- a CDS encoding SDR family oxidoreductase, with translation MSYENLTGRTAVVTGAASGIGEAVAVLLAEQGARVALLARRGQRLDELAAKITAGGGTALGVVADVTDDASVSAAAERIHEAYGAVDLVVNNAGVMLGNPVEAGRLDEWQRMIDTNVTGVLRVVRAFTGDLVATAAEGRTADLVNISSVGAHLAFPNYAVYGATKAAITHLSQCLRTEFGPRDVRVTNIEPGFVESELRLHTDNDEISAQVDGMVEAMGTLSAAELADVVAYAASRPRHVNLRQIMAMPTRQA